One region of Salvia miltiorrhiza cultivar Shanhuang (shh) chromosome 3, IMPLAD_Smil_shh, whole genome shotgun sequence genomic DNA includes:
- the LOC131016239 gene encoding mavicyanin-like, translating into MGILVLFFVMFVCGFCNGSVYKVGDSTGWAIIGNIDYTKWASSKSFQVGDTFLFQYNPSYHNVLEVSRSDFHTCDATAPIATFATGNDTIVIRSPGHYYYICGFMGHCQAGQKVDIRVPKPDRPDGSPISTPLEPHNSSGSSDGPLAPGPSLSNGHFHSGLLSFTFGLLLIFVWAF; encoded by the exons ATGGGTATTTTGGTGCTCTTTTTTGTGATGTTTGTTTGTGGATTTTGCAATGGGTCTGTCTACAAAGTTGGCGACTCCACCGGTTGGGCTATTATCGGCAACATAGACTACACCAAATGGGCTTCCTCCAAATCCTTCCAAGTCGGTGACACCTTCC ttttccAATACAACCCCTCGTACCACAATGTGTTAGAAGTGAGCCGGTCGGACTTCCACACGTGCGATGCGACGGCCCCGATCGCCACCTTTGCCACGGGCAACGACACCATCGTCATCCGTAGCCCGGGCCACTACTACTACATTTGTGGCTTCATGGGCCACTGCCAGGCCGGCCAGAAAGTTGACATAAGGGTTCCCAAACCCGACCGGCCCGATGGAAGCCCGATCTCCACCCCGCTTGAGCCCCACAACTCATCGGGCTCGTCCGACGGGCCTTTGGCGCCCGGCCCGTCTCTCAGCAATGGACACTTTCACAGTGGCCTTTTGTCTTTCACTTTCGGGCTTTTGCTTATTTTTGTTTGGGCTTTTTAG